The Populus trichocarpa isolate Nisqually-1 chromosome 11, P.trichocarpa_v4.1, whole genome shotgun sequence genome has a segment encoding these proteins:
- the LOC18102944 gene encoding pentatricopeptide repeat-containing protein At3g13160, mitochondrial, which produces MSSLSRLLRRAFSTVATAATTITSDAAPDTAKSLSYLIYKERNHKKLVKKFKNASVNEHFRTKVAIYKETIRRLSVSRKFDYVEEILEDQKQYKDMSKEGFNARLISLYGSVGMFDHARKVFDEMRERQCARTVMSFNALLGACLSSKNFDEVEGLFRGLSKEIKIEPDLISYNTVIKAFCEMGSLDSAVSLLDEMKRKGLEPDLITFNTLLHGFYANGRFVDGERIWDQMKERNVEPNIRSYSAKLFRMASEKRMKDVARVVEEMNSKGIKHDPFSYHALIRGFVNEDDFDEAKRWYGEMLKNGCKPHRLVFETLIPFSVEKGDLAFAFKLCMDLIHSKLVVQEALIQSVVDALAKESRIAEAKELVGHGESGRAHSYKLKLPTPTCNA; this is translated from the coding sequence atGTCGTCTCTTTCCCGCCTTCTCCGCCGCGCATTCTCCACCGTTGCTACTGCTGCCACAACCATCACCTCCGACGCAGCCCCTGACACCGCCAAATCACTCTCTTATCTAATCTACAAAGAACGTAACCACAAGAAACTCgtcaagaaattcaaaaatgcCTCCGTAAACGAGCACTTTCGCACCAAAGTTGCCATTTACAAAGAAACCATTCGCCGTCTCTCAGTTTCGAGGAAATTTGACTACGTAGAAGAAATTCTAGAGGACCAAAAGCAATACAAGGACATGTCAAAAGAGGGTTTCAATGCTCGTTTGATTTCTCTTTATGGTTCGGTGGGCATGTTCGATCACGCACGCaaggtgtttgatgaaatgcgtGAAAGACAATGCGCTCGGACGGTCATGTCTTTTAATGCGCTGTTGGGAGCTTGTCTTAGTTCGAAGAATTTCGATGAAGTAGAAGGCTTGTTTAGAGGGTTATCGAAGGAGATAAAGATTGAACCAGATTTGATTTCGTATAATACGGTCATCAAGGCATTCTGCGAGATGGGTTCATTGGATTCGGCAGTTTCGTTGCTggatgaaatgaaaaggaagggTCTTGAGCCTGATTTGATTACTTTTAATACACTTTTACATGGGTTTTATGCGAATGGAAGGTTTGTTGATGGGGAGAGGATTTGGGACCAAATGAAGGAGAGGAATGTTGAACCAAACATAAGGAGTTATAGCGCCAAGTTGTTTAGAATGGCATCAGAGAAGAGAATGAAAGATGTGGCTAGGGTTGTTGAAGAAATGAATAGCAAGGGGATTAAACATGATCCCTTTAGTTACCATGCTTTGATTAGAGGGTTTGTTAATGAAGATGATTTTGACGAAGCTAAGCGTTGGTATGGCGAGATGTTGAAAAATGGGTGTAAACCGCATCGTTTGGTTTTCGAGACACTAATTCCTTTTTCTGTTGAGAAGGGTGATTTAGCTTTCGCTTTTAAGCTTTGCATGGATCTTATCCATAGCAAGTTGGTTGTTCAGGAGGCGTTGATACAAAGTGTCGTGGATGCATTGGCTAAGGAATCAAGGATAGCAGAAGCAAAGGAGCTTGTTGGTCACGGGGAATCAGGTCGTGCCCATTCTTATAAGTTGAAATTGCCAACGCCAACTTGCAATGCATAG
- the LOC7497035 gene encoding pentatricopeptide repeat-containing protein At3g13160, mitochondrial, giving the protein MSSLRRLLRRTLSTATSATATDSTKAKSFCKEIYKERNLEQLVEKFKIASVDEDFRTKPSVYKEAVRRLAAARKFNYVEEILEDQKQYKDISKEGFNAHLISLYGSAGMFDNARKVFDEMLERKCAQTVVSFNALLGACVNSKKFDEAEGLFKGLSKELEIEPDLVSYNTVLKAFCEMGSMDSAATLLDEMEKKGLEPDLITFNTLLHGFYAKGRFVDGERIWEQMKEKNVEPDVRSYNAKLLGLTLEKRMEDVVKVVEEMKSEGIQLDTFSYSTLIRGFVNEGDLKKAKHWYHEIGRSGCKRDKLTLEGLIPFALQKGDFMFAYGICKDVLCSKLLVQNALIQSVVDALAKESRMEAAKELVNLGDAHHTYSYKLNLPSI; this is encoded by the coding sequence ATGTCGTCTCTTCGCCGGCTTCTCCGCCGTACATTATCGACCGCCACCTCTGCCACCGCCACCGACAGCACCAAAGCCAAATCTTTCtgtaaagaaatatataaagaacGCAATCTTGAGCAACTCGTCGAGAAATTCAAAATTGCATCTGTAGACGAGGATTTCCGCACAAAACCTTCCGTTTACAAAGAAGCCGTTCGCCGCCTCGCAGCCGCCAGGAAATTTAACTATGTAGAAGAAATTTTAGAGGACCAGAAGCAATATAAGGATATATCTAAAGAGGGTTTTAATGCTCATTTGATTTCTCTGTACGGTTCAGCGGGCATGTTCGATAATGCACGCAAGGTGTTCGACGAAATGCTTGAAAGAAAATGCGCTCAGACGGTCGTGTCTTTTAATGCGTTGTTGGGGGCTTGCGTTAACTCGAAGAAGTTTGATGAAGCAGAAGGGTTGTTTAAAGGGCTATCCAAGGAGTTAGAGATTGAACCAGATTTGGTTTCGTATAATACAGTCCTCAAGGCTTTTTGCGAGATGGGCTCAATGGATTCGGCTGCTACATTGCTAGATGAGATGGAGAAGAAAGGCTTGGAGCCTGATTTGATTACTTTTAATACGCTTTTACATGGGTTTTATGCGAAAGGAAGGTTTGTTGACGGGGAGAGGATTTGGGAGCAAATGAAGGAGAAGAATGTTGAACCAGATGTACGAAGTTATAATGCGAAGTTGCTTGGATTGACATTGGAGAAGAGAATGGAAGATGTGGTTAAGGTTGTTGAAGAAATGAAGAGTGAGGGGATTCAACTTGATACCTTTAGTTACAGCACTTTGATTAGAGGGTTTGTTAATGAAGGGGATTTGAAGAAAGCTAAGCATTGGTATCATGAAATAGGGAGAAGTGGTTGTAAACGGGATAAATTGACTTTGGAGGGCTTGATTCCTTTTGCCCTTCAGAAGGGTGATTTTATGTTTGCTTATGGTATTTGCAAGGATGTTCTCTGTAGCAAGTTGCTTGTTCAAAATGCTTTGATACAAAGCGTGGTGGATGCATTGGCTAAGGAGTCAAGGATGGAAGCAGCAAAGGAGCTTGTGAATCTTGGGGATGCACATCATACCTATTCTTATAAGTTGAATTTGCCTTCTATTTAG
- the LOC7495289 gene encoding uncharacterized protein LOC7495289, with translation MAYYSYSYEDDYQGEYYTGEYSITPYNSSYDPSPDHDSVAYSSYNYNEHQVLAYDPPSYYAAYDPVSSYSRTAYSASTFSEPVCIEYDPGHYYNEQTRFIVSYNVSEFNEPAYEEYDPTPYDGGYDLAATYGKPLPHSAETCYPRSTPDPNVSSLNGFSYGSIIAPYGKDEVNEPAAKPQNESKPISPPAIEAAPVPVPLELSNGRGNSQEKLQKGEESEEKGVDHPDPSPGYDTGIANGSCGEFGYEYGMPGPQIPPGYGLEAMDLCESLFGYWPCLSRYARNVNDCQEAADCGSRGNQWKGTADYLFGSSNPYGERDDGGNSYGNAIYGYERHYQEEPLSYQVKYVEDSWSS, from the coding sequence ATGGCCTACTATAGTTACAGCTATGAAGATGATTATCAAGGTGAGTACTATACTGGAGAGTACTCGATAACCCCTTATAATAGCAGCTATGATCCTTCCCCAGATCATGATTCAGTGGCTTATTCCAGCTACAACTACAATGAGCACCAAGTTCTTGCCTATGATCCACCTTCTTATTATGCTGCTTATGATCCTGTCTCAAGTTACTCAAGAACTGCTTACTCTGCATCTACTTTCAGTGAGCCTGTGTGTATTGAGTATGATCCGGGTCATTACTATAATGAACAGACGCGATTCATTGTCTCGTATAATGTCTCAGAGTTTAATGAGCCTGCGTACGAAGAATATGATCCAACTCCTTACGATGGTGGCTATGATCTCGCTGCAACTTATGGAAAACCTCTTCCTCACTCGGCCGAAACTTGCTATCCTCGTTCAACGCCGGATCCGAATGTCTCATCACTGAATGGTTTCTCTTATGGATCGATTATAGCACCTTATGGAAAAGATGAAGTCAATGAACCTGCTGCAAAACCGCAAAATGAAAGCAAACCAATTAGCCCTCCTGCTATTGAAGCAGCGCCGGTGCCCGTGCCCCTTGAACTTAGCAACGGCCGTGGAAATTCTCAAGAGAAGTTGCAGAAAGGTGAAGAAAGTGAGGAAAAAGGAGTTGATCATCCTGATCCCTCGCCTGGCTATGATACCGGAATTGCCAATGGATCATGTGGAGAATTTGGTTATGAGTATGGCATGCCAGGGCCACAAATTCCACCAGGTTATGGCTTGGAAGCAATGGACCTTTGTGAAAGTTTATTTGGTTACTGGCCTTGTCTATCTCGGTATGCTAGGAATGTCAATGACTGTCAAGAAGCTGCTGATTGTGGAAGCCGTGGGAATCAATGGAAAGGGACTGCTGATTATCTCTTCGGAAGCTCAAATCCTTATGGTGAAAGGGATGATGGAGGCAACAGCTACGGGAACGCTATATATGGCTATGAAAGGCATTATCAGGAGGAACCTCTCTCCTATCAGGTTAAGTATGTTGAAGATTCATGGTCATCGTAA
- the LOC18109029 gene encoding pentatricopeptide repeat-containing protein At3g13160, mitochondrial encodes MSSLLRLLGRALPASTSAAASDTIKAKSYWTEIIKERNLEHLVEKFKNASVDEDFRTKTFVYKNSIHRLAAARKFNYVEEILEDQKQYEDIYKEGFNARLISLYGVAGMFDNARKVFDEMFERKCARTVVSFNALLGACVNSKKFDEAEGLFKGLSKELEIEPDLVSYNTVLKAFCVTGSMDSAATLLDEMEKKGLEPDLITFNTLLHGFYAKGRFVDGERIWEQMKEKNVEPDKRSYNLKLLGLTLEKRMGDAVKVVEEMKSEGIQLDTFSYSALIRGFVNEGDLKNAKHWYLEIGRSGCKRDKLTLEGLIPFALQKGDFMFAYGICKYVLCSKLPVQNDLIQSVVDALAKDSRLEEAKKLVGLGESCRAHSYKLELPKPPSNPMTSLVSVFHRV; translated from the coding sequence ATGTCGTCTCTTCTCCGCCTTCTCGGCCGTGCATTACCCGCCTCCACCTCTGCCGCGGCTTCCGACACCATCAAAGCCAAATCTTACTGGACAGAAATCATTAAAGAACGCAACCTTGAGCATCTCGTTGAGAAATTCAAAAATGCATCTGTAGACGAGGATTTCCGCACAAAAACTTTTGTTTACAAAAACTCCATTCACCGTCTTGCAGCCGCCCGGAAATTTAACTACGTAGAAGAGATTTTAGAGGACCAGAAGCAATATGAGGATATATATAAAGAGGGTTTTAATGCTCGTTTGATTTCTCTTTATGGTGTAGCGGGCATGTTCGATAATGCACGCAAGGTGTTCGACGAAATGTTCGAAAGAAAATGTGCTCGGACGGTCGTGTCTTTTAATGCGTTGTTGGGGGCTTGTGTTAATTCGAAGAAGTTTGATGAAGCAGAAGGGTTGTTTAAAGGGTTATCCAAGGAGTTAGAGATTGAACCAGATTTGGTTTCGTATAATACAGTCCTCAAGGCTTTTTGCGTGACGGGCTCAATGGATTCGGCTGCTACATTGCTAGATGAGATGGAGAAGAAAGGCTTGGAGCCTGATTTGATTACTTTTAATACGCTTTTACATGGGTTTTATGCGAAAGGAAGGTTTGTTGACGGGGAGAGGATTTGGGAGCAAATGAAGGAGAAGAATGTTGAACCAGATAAACGGAGTTATAACTTGAAATTGCTTGGATTGACATTGGAGAAGAGAATGGGAGATGCGGTTAAGGTTGTTGAAGAAATGAAGAGTGAGGGGATTCAACTTGATACCTTTAGTTACAGCGCTTTGATTAGAGGGTTTGTTAATGAGGGGGATTTGAAGAATGCTAAGCATTGGTATCTTGAGATAGGAAGAAGTGGGTGTAAACGGGATAAATTGACTTTGGAGGGCTTGATTCCTTTTGCCCTTCAGAAGGGTGATTTTATGTTTGCTTATGGTATTTGCAAGTATGTTCTCTGTAGCAAGTTGCCTGTTCAAAATGATTTGATACAAAGTGTGGTGGATGCATTGGCTAAGGATTCAAGGCTCGAAGAAGCAAAGAAGCTTGTTGGTCTCGGGGAATCGTGTCGTGCTCATTCATATAAGTTGGAATTGCCAAAGCCACCTAGCAATCCAATGACTTCTCTGGTTTCTGTTTTTCACCGGGTATAG
- the LOC7495288 gene encoding multiple organellar RNA editing factor 9, chloroplastic — MATFTLSSSLTPKTLTPSLSNLKPTFLTSLKPQSWTCSQLISAPKIRYQPLITRAAVGSDYSARRSNSSNDDRETILLPGCDYNHWLIVMEFPKDPAPTREQMIDTYLNTLATVLGSMEEAKKNMYAFSTTTYTGFQCTVDEATSEKFKGLPGVLWVLPDSYIDVKNKDYGGDKYVNGEIIPCTYPTYQPKQRTTSKYENRRYERRRDGPPPDRRRTRQGTTKSEPASP, encoded by the exons ATGGCAACATTCACACTCTCTTCATCTCTAACACCCAAAACCCTAACCCCTTCGCTCTCAAACCTTAAACCCACCTTCCTAACTTCACTCAAACCCCAATCATGGACTTGTTCACAGCTGATTTCAGCTCCCAAGATTAGGTATCAGCCCTTGATTACAAGGGCTGCTGTAGGTTCTGATTACTCAGCAAGAAGAAGTAACAGCAGTAATGATGATAGAGAGACGATACTGTTACCCGGTTGTGATTATAATCATTGGTTGATTGTTATGGAGTTCCCTAAAGACCCTGCTCCTACTAGAGAACAGATGATTGATACTTATCTTAATACTCTTGCTACTGTCTTGGGcag catGGAAGAGGCGAAGAAGAATATGTATGCTTTTAGCACCACCACTTACACTGGGTTCCAATGCACAGTAGATGAAGCCACATCTGAGAAATTTAAGG GTTTGCCTGGGGTCCTCTGGGTACTGCCAGACTCGTACATAGATGTTAAAAACAAAGATTATGGAG GAGACAAGTATGTCAATGGGGAGATTATTCCATGCACATACCCTACTTATCAACCGAAGCAACGCACTACTTCAAAGTATGAGAATAGAAGGTATGAGAGACGGAGAGATGGACCACCTCCAGATCGAAGAAGAACAAGACAGGGGACAACGAAGTCAGAGCCAGCCTCTCCATGA
- the LOC7497034 gene encoding uncharacterized protein LOC7497034 — protein MSLTQKSFLPFFLSLIFLLSTITTTTSTLQNLLRSQGLPGGLFPNNVKSYNLDQNGRLEVQLDGPCMTKYEARVVFDSVVRANLSYGGLMGLEGLIQEELFLWFPVKGFLVNDPSSGLILVDIGLAHKQLSRSLFEVPPVCKPREADLLENLGRKMGFQAQR, from the exons ATGTCTCTGACCCAAAAATCTTtcctccctttctttctctcgcTTATTTTCCTCCTCTCCACCATCACCACAACCACTTCCACTTTACAAAACCTCCTTCGAAGCCAAggcttaccaggtggtctgttTCCAAACAATGTCAAGTCCTACAATCTTGATCAAAATGGTCGCTTAGAAGTGCAGTTAGATGGTCCATGCATGACTAAGTATGAGGCAAGAGTGGTATTTGACAGCGTGGTTAGAGCTAATCTTAGTTATGGTGGACTTATGGGGCTGGAAGGACTTATTCAAGAAGAGCTTTTTCTTTGGTTTCCTGTTAAAGGTTTTTTAGTGAATGATCCATCTTCTGGGTTGATCTTGGTTGATATTGGTCTTGCTCATAAGCAGCTTTCTCGTTCTCTCTTTGAAGTTCCTCCTGTTTGCAAGCCTCGAG AGGCTGATCTGTTGGAGAATCTTGGAAGGAAGATGGGATTTCAAGCTCAGAGATGA